The following proteins come from a genomic window of Salvia hispanica cultivar TCC Black 2014 chromosome 4, UniMelb_Shisp_WGS_1.0, whole genome shotgun sequence:
- the LOC125185212 gene encoding 18.1 kDa class I heat shock protein-like: MERAKLTMAALALFAVAAFLLAPGATALVPYTPRSIWDLMLPPEDPFKILEQSPLAAARAAADENAVALARADWRETESEHQITLDIPGMKKEDIKIEVEENRVLRVSGERRTEEEVKDERWHRVERTAGKFWRQFKMPANADMEKVSGRLEEGVLRITVPKLKEEEIKKEPKVIAIDVAAADHKDKDAVKPPSDKKEL; this comes from the coding sequence ATGGAAAGAGCAAAGCTTACAATGGCGGCATTGGCCTTGTTTGCAGTGGCGGCGTTTCTCCTGGCGCCGGGAGCGACCGCGCTGGTGCCTTACACCCCTCGGTCAATATGGGATCTGATGCTACCCCCAGAAGACCCCTTCAAGATCCTAGAACAGTCACCTCTTGCCGCAGCCAGAGCAGCCGCGGACGAGAATGCAGTTGCTCTGGCGCGGGCGGACTGGAGGGAGACGGAGAGCGAGCACCAGATCACGCTGGACATCCCCGGCATGAAAAAGGAGGACATCAAGATCGAGGTGGAGGAGAACCGCGTGCTACGCGTGAGCGGCGAGCGGAGGACGGAGGAGGAGGTGAAGGACGAGCGGTGGCACAGGGTGGAGCGCACCGCCGGCAAGTTCTGGCGCCAGTTCAAGATGCCTGCGAACGCCGACATGGAGAAGGTGAGCGGACGGCTGGAGGAGGGTGTGCTGAGGATAACAGTGCCCAAGTTGAAGGAAGAGGAGATAAAAAAGGAGCCTAAAGTCATCGCCATTGATGTCGCCGCTGCGGATCATAAGGACAAGGATGCTGTCAAGCCCCCTTCCGACAAGAAAGAGCTCTGA